A region from the Aegilops tauschii subsp. strangulata cultivar AL8/78 chromosome 5, Aet v6.0, whole genome shotgun sequence genome encodes:
- the LOC109742485 gene encoding uncharacterized protein, protein MLRSFPQARRLLKRLGFEKGDAYFFKQMGKGMLCTYALFGAAWFWNETSPLGWWTLKPRPKEEKEMAHLYERREFPYPGDEEAVEEFIKSGGALGTTIGPKGFADANMDSDNMQKQLQSKKFDQEARKLWFRMRNEVVQELQEKGFDVE, encoded by the exons ATGCTGCGCAGCTTCCCCCAGGCCCGTCGGCTTCTCAA GAGGCTGGGTTTTGAGAAGGGGGACGCCTACTTCTTTAAGCAGATGGGCAAGGGCATGCTATGCACATACGCGCTTTTTGGCGCTGCGTGGTTCTGGAATGAGACATCGCCGCTTGGCTGGTGGACGCTCAAGCCACGGCCCAAG GAAGAGAAGGAGATGGCGCATCTGTATGAGCGCAGGGAGTTCCCGTACCCAGGTGAcgaggaggcggtggaggagtTCATAAAAAGCGGGGGCGCCCTGGGCACCACGATCGGGCCCAAGGGGTTCGCTGACGCGAACATGGACTCGGACAACATGCAGAAGCAGCTGCAGTCGAAGAAGTTCGACCAGGAGGCGCGGAAGCTGTGGTTCCGTATGCGCAACGAGGTGGTGCAGGAGCTCCAGGAGAAGGGGTTCGACGTCGAATGA
- the LOC109742461 gene encoding CSC1-like protein At1g10090, which produces MSQIITGYLPSVILLLFLYTVSPIMIRFSTMEGPTSHSERKKSACSKVLYFYIWNVFFVSLASGAVINQLNPSSSTKDIAVRLAHVIPEQTTFFITYVLTSGWASLSSELMQLFGLIYNFIIKYVLRMKEDIAFVPTFPYHTEIPKVMLFGLLGFSCSVLAPLILPFLLVYFFLGYVVYRNQLLNVYRMRYDSGGLYWPIVHNTVIFSLVLTQVICFGVFGLKESPVAAGFTIPPIFFILSFNQYCRTRFLPLFKTFPSQDLIDLDREDERSGRMEHIHHRLRSAYRQFPGNEDIKLEKIVTVGNDEDQDEGPSSGEPNGEETCEEQEPSRRDLSHPTLKGLPVSRLRDSVRSIAFLWTAEKRSGDSALISASIN; this is translated from the exons ATGAGCCAAATAATAACTGGATACCTTCCGAGCGTCATACTGCTATTATTCCTGTACACCGTTTCGCCAATAATGATACGGTTTTCAACAATGGAGGGGCCTACATCTCACAGTGAAAGGAAGAAGAGTGCTTGCTCTAAAGTGCTGTACTTCTACATTTGGAATGTGTTCTTTGTTAGTTTAGCATCTGGTGCTGTCATAAACCAATTGAACCCTTCTTCGAGCACGAAGGACATCGCTGTCCGGCTCGCTCATGTCATACCTGAGCAG ACTACGTTCTTCATCACCTATGTTCTGACTTCAGGATGGGCCAGTTTATCATCTGAACTTATGCAACTCTTTGGCCTGATCTATAACTTTATAATAAAGTATGTTCTGAGAATGAAAGAAGATATCGCGTTTGTTCCCACATTTCCTTATCACACAGAAATACCAAAAGTTATGTTGTTTGGACTATTGGGCTTCTCGTGCTCTGTACTGGCACCCTTGATCTTACCTTTTCTGCTAGTCTACTTCTTCCTGGGTTATGTTGTATACCGCAATCAG TTGCTCAATGTTTACCGCATGAGATATGACAGTGGTGGTTTGTATTGGCCAATTGTACACAACACGGTGATATTCTCTCTCGTGCTCACCCAGGTCATCTGCTTCGGTGTATTTGGCCTAAAAGAATCACCAGTAGCCGCAGGCTTCACCATACCTCCTATCTTCTTTATTCTTTCATTCAATCAGTATTGTAGAACCCGATTCCTTCCCCTGTTCAAAACTTTTCCGTCACAG GATTTAATCGACTTGGACAGGGAAGACGAAAGGTCAGGGAGAATGGAACATATTCACCACAGACTCCGTTCCGCATACCGGCAGTTCCCTGGCAATGAAGATATAAAGCTGGAGAAAATCGTGACCGTCGGGAATGACGAGGACCAAGATGAAGGCCCTAGCTCGGGCGAGCCCAACGGAGAAGAAACATGCGAGGAACAAGAACCCAGCAGAAGGGATCTGTCTCACCCAACTCTGAAAGGACTCCCTGTTAGCCGTCTGCGGGATTCCGTGAGATCCATTGCTTTCCTCTGGACTGCAGAAAAGAGGTCCGGCGATAGCGCATTGATTAGCGCGTCAATTAACTAA